A region of the Peredibacter starrii genome:
AACCAGCAACTTCTCTCATGGTCTCTAAGAAACGAAGAGTGATGGCGTCTTTTTGTTCACCCAAAACCTGAGCGGCCTCTGCAAGCTTCTTAGAGGCCTCGAATTCACCCTGAGCAGAAATGATTTTCGCACGCTTTTCACGTTCAGCTTCAGCTTGCTTTGCCATTGCTCTTTGCATTTCAACCGGAAGGTCGATGGCCTTAACTTCAACGTTTGTTACTTTAATACCCCATGGCTCTGTTAATTCGTCCAGAATGCCCTGAAGCTTAGAGTTGATTGCATCACGGTGAGCAAGAATCTCATCCAGCTCATACTGACCTACAACTGAGCGGAGAGTTGTTTGAGAGATTTGAGCAGTCGCGTGGTAATAATTCTCTACAGAGATAATAGCGCGTTCTGGATTACTGACCTTGAAGTAAACGACGGCATTCACTTTAAGAGTCACGTTATCTTTTGAGATGATGTCCTGAGAAGGGACATCCATCGTCACAAGACGAAGATCAACTTTGATCATTTTTTCAAGACCTGGGATCAGGATGATAAGTCCCGGACCACGAACTCCTGAAAATTTACCCAGACGGAAAATAACACCTCTTTCATATTCATTAAGAATTTTGAAAGCGCTAAACAGAATAAGTCCAGCGAAGACAATAAAAGGCAAGAACGTTAGAGACATGGAAGCTCCTTATGAGTGAGATGTCTTTTTAATTTTTATGAGTAATTGTTTTGAATCAACTGAAACTACTTCAACTTGATCACCAATTTCAAAATTTTCCTGGGCCTCGGCCCTCCAGATTTCTCCCAACACTTTTACCTGGTATTGATCACCAGAGAGTCGAGTGAGAACTGATCCCTTTGCTCCAGTGGGTAGAAAGAAGTCGCCAGGGCTTTTTTGTTTTTTCTTATCATTCCAAAGATACCAGACCATGAGGCCGATTGCGAATACAACTCCGGCGAGGGTAGAGAAAAGCACTGGATATTGAACTGAGATATAACCTGCATCGCCATGGAACAAAAAGAGAGAACCAACTACGAATGCCGCAAGACCTGCGACAGAAAGTAAACCATAGCTGGTAATAAAAACCTCCAATACTAAGAGACCAATTCCTAGAACGATCAGACCCATTGATCCCCAATCAAGTGGCAGTACTTGGAAAGCAATCGCGGCGAGAATAATGAAGGCCACGCCAAAAGAGCCGGCCACATATCCACCAGGAGCTTGTAGTTCAAAATAAATCAGTGCTACACCGATTAGGAATAGAAAGTAAGCAGTAGAAGGATTTGCTAGAACTTCCAGAAGCTTTTGACCCATGGTCGCTTCATA
Encoded here:
- a CDS encoding slipin family protein encodes the protein MSLTFLPFIVFAGLILFSAFKILNEYERGVIFRLGKFSGVRGPGLIILIPGLEKMIKVDLRLVTMDVPSQDIISKDNVTLKVNAVVYFKVSNPERAIISVENYYHATAQISQTTLRSVVGQYELDEILAHRDAINSKLQGILDELTEPWGIKVTNVEVKAIDLPVEMQRAMAKQAEAEREKRAKIISAQGEFEASKKLAEAAQVLGEQKDAITLRFLETMREVAGSNNSSTTFFPVPVDFLSKLMNR